The genomic window AAAAAAATCCCCACTTAAGCTAGTGCGAAATCATCACGTTGATCATTGTAGGCAAGCACATGCTGCTTAATTTTTGAGCTATCCACCCATGTAACGAAATCTTCCATGTTTCGTGTAACCAGAAAAGCTGGATCGGTTATCATATCGGGGCCCACACGTACATGACCCTGTTCAATAAGATCAGtggcatttttcaaattttccgagAGGCGACCTAAAATATTGGAAATCAGCGCTAGAGCATAAAATAAGTATATAATGAGATATAAGAGATACAAAATTAtacgcttcccacggcagccagTTCTATACACCGgatcgactcgggattttttcccgaccaagggctatcATTTCagcgtaaccccatttaatttgttgcgtccctcccacaaattgtcatcctccgagcagctccttgcagctggactgctccatatcctccttgttgttgttgtagcgataaggttgttccccgaaggttttggggagtgttatcgatgtgatggtcctttgccggatacagatccggtacgctccggtaacacagaacCATTAAGGGCtagcccaccatctcgggaacgattcatgtggccacattaaaccttcaggccatccctccctccccacccccaagttacatgagagcttggggtcgccagagcctcgtctgttagtgaaacaggattcgcctcggataggtgaggttgacaattgggtttggagaagctatatattgcgctgacaacctgaatctggtattttagtggccttttacgacaggcatacctacctcgggtatattcttaccccctaacccgctgtggtcCATATCCTCCTGCTCTGGGACGGTATTGAACTTAAAcccggtcccaggctgtggttctgctgcatatttaggaaaaggatttatctcacacggtcatactcttgccagtgtgtcacgtgtaaaagatggttacATCGTTCGGTGTGTTCTAGGTTAGAACTCAGCGCTCATCGCCCCGAAATTTCTACAAAACCTTTGTgactccctgctgttcacgtccaaggacgtCCCTCGCTTCACTCTCAAGCGTAGCTCCGTCACCTTCTAGCAGCAACGTTACCCAGCAGTCCACATCAACTGCCCGCTGTTTTTCGCTCCAAACTGCGCCTCCAGCTAACGCAGCCTCTACAACTTATCATTACAATCTACAATCTAGCAATGCCGAGCGCTAGCTTTTATCCCCCTCCCTCCCCCCTTTTCCGAACCACGCACTAGCGAAAGAATGAGTCCTCAACTCCTAGTTCCCCACTCCGTGTGCTCCGTATTCCAGCTAAGAATATTTACGAACGTGATATTGGTCAAATGCAGCTCATGCTTTGACCGATGCCACCTTCATAAATACTCTGGCCTTAGAAATGGCAACCGTCATCGACACCAGGTACTCCAGCAGCAATCGGACCCATATCTGACTGCCAGAGTGAAACATTTCTTCGAAAGCGCAGGGATTATACACTGAGTTGAATGGCAGCGCATGCTTACTTTAGCATATGACCACCTGCTCATACTGCTTTCAATACAGCGACCTACcaattttatcacctctgaaaatcggacttttattaatttaaaaaaagtgaacTGGAAAAGCTACACAACCTTCACTAATCAATCTTTTGGTGCTCTCCCCATCCCGACTGATATCCGGCAAAGCAAGCGTGCGTTCCGAAAGGTCATCGCTTCAGCACGCTTTTTtccggccggtagaatacctgaaatcataccgtATTTTCCGGCTGAAGCTGCAAACACCTGGCGAGACATCTCGACCCCAGAGACCTCCATATTAGGATTCTCAACTTGGATACTaacggctggtaaatgaacaccaACGTGCCAAATGGAGCATCTGAAGAACTGGAATTTCTgtgcgggtgttggtaaattgtggttAACCGTCAAATCCAACTAAACACAAGGATGAAGTATCCATAGCCTTCGGCGATTTTATATGATTCGAAGAAGTGCGCGAGCGCCTTTTgtcgacaatttataatgcattcttctatAGACAAAGCCAGACTTCGTGCAAACAGAGGAGCATATACACACAAAGACGATGTCCCAACCATTACCATCACCTCCACAGACGATGAAGAGGCCATCAACAATGCCAAGCCCTCCAAATCATAGCCCCacacggaatagccatgccaattcTAAAGCACCTTGGCGGTGAGGGAATAAACTACCTAACGCACATTTTCAACATGTCGCTGAAGTCCTTTGCCAAGGATAATTCCTGctaaaccagctaacgaaggcgatTCACATCGACCGATATCACTTCTTTCGCCAGTATCCACTCTGTTttcgacgtggaaggaacagatgtcgccaATACtgaacgttcacgtcgatggagtatgacaccagccatcttttcaattttaatgtggaacgTACGCCTCGAACACCAATCGCCCTATGGTCCgctcctgttgaaactgccagtatacttggactcccgttatgggactttggtgacaatttgtgagtggtcgtgcatggggcgaagcactgttaacacaacaacaacataaacaacAAAGGGCACTGAAGTAGCGTATATTTTGCAATTTTGTTCTGTATCATCTTATCTGTTCCTagccatttatttttttaacttactTTTCACCATCACCACCGGCAGACGACGCTTACAAAAACTACTTGCCGAAACTTTGCTCGCAACTTCCAAATTCAAGTTATGCTTTACAACGCCCATATGATACAGCTTCTCCACCagcattgtgcccgcttccttCTTAAATGGGTCTGTATTTTCCAGTTTGGAAATTTTCTCGTAAAGTTCACGAACTTCTCGCGATAATTTGTTGTATCTTAATTATTAGAAATGATGAAAAAGTTTCGCATGGTTAGCACGAAGACGTACTTACTTGGTATAATCGGCCGCTTTGCGTATGTGGAACTTTCGTAAAATTTTCGCTTCTTTACCATAGTTATCAACTTTCCATGATATGAAGTCGACTTTCTTCAACAATTTTTGCTCGTGAAATTTTAGTTTGCGCaccattttttgtttatatttagttTGGTTTAATAAATGAAAGCTTCTAGAATTGTTTACTTAAAAA from Eurosta solidaginis isolate ZX-2024a chromosome 3, ASM4086904v1, whole genome shotgun sequence includes these protein-coding regions:
- the LOC137246427 gene encoding U3 small nucleolar ribonucleoprotein protein IMP3; amino-acid sequence: MVRKLKFHEQKLLKKVDFISWKVDNYGKEAKILRKFHIRKAADYTKYNKLSREVRELYEKISKLENTDPFKKEAGTMLVEKLYHMGVVKHNLNLEVASKVSASSFCKRRLPVVMVKSRLSENLKNATDLIEQGHVRVGPDMITDPAFLVTRNMEDFVTWVDSSKIKQHVLAYNDQRDDFALA